GGGTGAGAAGATGCCTTCTAATCTTCGAAGTGATGGCGACCTCGAGCGCGGTGGTCGCTTCGATCACTGCAGTGCGGTATTCTCCACGGCGGAAGGCATCGCAAGCGCTGAGAAGAAGGAGATAAGAAATTGGAACTCGCTTTCCGGAAGACGCCCATTCGGCTGCCTTGTGAATGTCCGTTATGGAAGCGGCCCGACCGTAGTCTCTGCCCACCACTCGTAGTGAAACATTCATGCGAGGCCCAACATGATACGATGGATCTTCGGTCGCGAAGAACTTCACCTGTGGCTTAGACTCCCGGTTGATCAGAACCACCGATAGAGTTCCTTGCTTGGTGAGAAGGCGCACCATCGCTCCAAATCGATCAAGCCAGTCGTGATGAGCCGCGACGATAACTTCGATCTCAGATCGCCCGACTAGGATGCTGGCGTATTCGACGCTCGCGCTTAAGATGCCCTGAGTCGTGTGGGAAGATTCGACATCGCCCCAAACCGTCCGTATTGCCTCTCGGTGATTCTTGAGAGCTGTCGGCGGATGTAAAATGGTGTGCGGGTCCGAGCCTTCCGGGGCGGACGTCGGAAAATCCATCACCGTCGTCACGCCGCCAATCGTAACGTCAAATGAGGCTCCGAGCACAGCGGCATCAACAAGCAGCTCTGGCCTAAAGCGGAGAAATCCTAGGGCATTCATCCCTTCAATTACGGCAGGTCTGAAGTCATCGCTCATCGGCGTTTTGCGGACCCTCGCAGCTCAGACTTAAGGTGTCCCTCCCGTTTCCTATCTCCCATCCACCATCCCCCTCACGCCGACATCCGCACCGACGAAGGATCCGGATCAATGAAATGCGTCCAGCTCTCGTGGGTGCCGGCGTTTTCCTTCAGCCCGAACATCGGCCTCCAGCGCGGGGCGGCGGGCTTTCGCAGCGGGTGCATGTTCGCCTCGTGCGGCAGCTTGTTCGCCTTGCGGGTGTTGCAGCGGATGCAGGAGGTGACGATGTTCTCCCACGTGGTCCGGCCGCCTTTGTCGCGGGGCATCACGTGGTCGAGATTGAGGTCGGACTCGTTGAAAATCTTGGCGCAGTACTGGCAGGTGTGCTTGTCGCGCAGGAACACATTCCGGCGGGTGAAGCGGACCTCCAGGCGCGGCAGCTTCTCGTAAAGCGCCAGCACGATGATCTTCGGCACCCGCAGGGCGAGCCGCACGGTGTGGATCACCTCGTCCAAGATGTCGTCCGACGAATGATCGATCCACGACCCCAGGTCGTGGGTACGGAAGCGATCTTCGCCCTCGGTCTGCACCACCTGGGCGTGCCCTAGGAACAAGAGCTTGAGCGCGCGGCGGACGGAGCAGGTATGCACCGGCTGCCAAAACCGGTTGAGAACGAGGACGGGATGGTCAAGATGGCCGGCCATGCCTTTTTTCCCAGCAATTGCCGCGCAAGCTAGCAGGATTGCCCGAGGTCGCAAGGAAAAGCTTGGTGACGGGGAAGTTACAGAAACCCGGCCTTCTTTTTTCCCTCCCACTCAATTGAGGGTGAAACCCGGTCGCCTTTTGCAACGTTGAATGGGTAGTGACTTCGGGCTTGCCCGGGCCACCGCGAAATCCACAGTTGTCCGACAGATTCATCGATTCATGAAACTCCGCACCATCATTGCCTCCGCCCTACTCGCCCTGCCCCTGTGCCAAGCAGCCGAGCCTGGATTCACCGACCTTTTCAATGGCAAGGACCTGACCGGCTGGAAGCGGGTCAACGGCAACGGCGAGTACAAGATCGAGGACAACCAGATCGTCGGCTTCGGCGAGAACGTGAAGTCGAACACCTTCCTGCGCACGGAGAAGACCTACAAGGACTTCGACTTCCGCTTCGAAATGAAGTTCGACGACCTGACCGGCAACTCCGGCATGATGTTCCGCGGCCTGCAAAAGCCGGGCGACGATGGCCGGGTGCACGGCTACCAGTGCGAGCACGACAACGGCAAGGCACGCGCCTGGACCGCCGGCCTCTACGACGAAGCGCGCCGCGGCTGGCTCGAACCGAAGAAGGGCGACAAGGACACCGAGGAGGACAAGAAAGCCCAAGCCGACTTCACCAAGCAGGGCCAGAAGATCACCAAGTGGGACGACTGGAACGAGGTCCGCATCGTCTGCAAGGGCAAGCACATCCAGATCTGGCTGAACGGCGAGGAGCGCGTCGACTACACCGACGAAGGCAAGGACTTCACCCCGGAGGGCTTCTTCGCCCTGCAGGTGCATAGCGGAAAGTCCTGCAAGGTCCGCTGGCGCAACATCCGGATCAAGGAACTCTGATCCGCCACGGCCCGCGCGAGGTTCAGCGTTCCGGCGTGGTCAACTCCCGGAACGCGTCCCCAAGCGGATCGCTTCCGCCGCCCGCCCCCGGCGTAGCGGTCGTGGCGGCCGCGTCCAATTGCTTCTGCAAGTCATCCTGCGGCTGACGGCCGGTGCCGGACAGGCGAACGGTGGCCCATGAATAGCCACCTTCGCGGCGCTTGAAAACGGCGCGAACCGCAGCCGAGGCTTCGTTCACCAAGCCATCCGGCAGCCCGACTTCCAGGGAGCCGTCGAGCGTGCCCTGCGAGTCCATGGCGAACCGCCCCGTCAAGCTCAGGCGGTTGCGTGCGGCGAAGCGCAGGTCATCCAATCCTGCATTGGTGCCGCTGCGAACCAAGGTCCCGCTCGCTTCCAAATCGAACTGCGGGTTCTGATACCAAGTTTCGCCGACCTCCTTTGCCAGCAGCCCGAACATCGGGAGCTGCTTCCCATAACTCACGGACGACGCGGTGGCGCGGAACGGAATCCGGAAGGAGATCAGCGAGGGAGAATTCGCCTCGTAGGAGAGGCTGCCATCTTCGGCACCTTCCGGCGTCTCAATCTCGGCGATCAACCAGCCACCGAAATTCGGGCCGAGCAGGGTCCCGACTGGCAGGCGGTGAACACGGATGGCGAGGTCGGACTTGGCTCCGTGGAGGTCCAGGAGGGCTTGCGAGGGATTGAGGATCTCGATCTCCCCGCTGTCTCCCTTGAGACCGGGCGAAAGCCGGATATTGCCGACGCGCACCCCTGCCGGATCGAACTGAAGTGAGGCGAAGTTCAGCGAGAAATCGCCCCAGCCAGCGGCACTGAGCCTGCCACCTTCAAACCGGAGATTCGCGGTCGTGGCGGCAGCGTCGAGCACGTCAAACGAGGCCTCGGTATTGTCGAGCCGCGCGGCGGGGCGCTCTTCGCCTCCCATCAAAACGACGAACTGGGAACTGCGGTAGCGGAACTGAAAGGGGCAATCGCCCGTGCGGGACGGCGAGTCCGCAGCCTTGCCCGCGGGCTGGCGCAAGACCATCTTCCCCCCCTGCCCACCGACCATCTCGGTGCCCTTCCACACGCCCGCAGCCAGGCTTGGCAGCTCCAGATCCGCCCCCACGTTGTTCACCGTCAGGCTTTTCAAGGCCGAGGTCTCCGGCCAGGTGAGTTCCACGGTGGAGGCACCGGCACTGATCGGGGACACGCGGAGCTGCGATACTTTCGGCTCCGCACCGGTCCACTGCCGGACCCGCTCTTCGACCTTCAGGTGATAGCCGGAGGTATTCAGGTAAATCACCGACCCCAGCAGGGCAAGACCGGCACCGGCGACCAAGCCAACCGCGCCGACCACCTGCGCCACCCGCATCCGCCGGTCGCGCTTCTCCTTTTCCTTCTTCGGCTGGGTGCTGCGGCGCTTGCGCTTCCGCATCTTGTAGACCTGCGACCCATCCTCACGGGTCACGAGCTTGGCCTCGCCGTCACGCGCACCACCGCCGCGGGTGCGGAGGCGGTCCATCATGTCGTCGATCGAGTAATTCTCCGGCTCAGGTTCGTTTTCAGGCATCGCGGGTGAAAGATCTCAGTTGCCGGGAAATCCTTCACGCGGCGGGCGCGCCGTCAACGACTGCTGAAGGTCCGGCCCGTCGCATCGACCACTTTCACGGTCACGAAGAAAACGACGGCGGTGCGCACCGGCGCATTGACCTCGCTCCGGAAAAGCCGGCCCGCAATCGGGATATCGCCAAACAGCGGAACCTTGTCTTCCACCTTCTGGACGCGCTCCTGAAGCATGCCGCCGATCACCAGCGTGGCCCCATCGGCCACGGTGAGATTGGTTTCGCTCTTCATCACGGAGAAGACCGGCATCAGGATCTCATTCGGCGTCACCACCACGGTGGTCGGGTTGCCCAGCGAGTCGGTGCCCGGCGAGGTGATCGGGGTGCCGTAGTTGATGAAGCCGTCGAAGTCCGTGACACTCGGTTTGACCGCAATGTCCACGTAGTGGCGGTCCTCGCTGACCGTCGGCAGCACATCGAGGACCACGCCCACCGGACGCATCTCGAAGCTGGTCGGGGTCGCGGGAGTCACCGGGAAGGAGGACGCGCTGCCACCGAAGAGATCGCCGGTCTCGAAGTCGACGGCGACTCCGCTGCCGACGCTGTTCGGCAGTTCCGGGGGCTCGTATTCCGTCGGATAAATGAACTCGCGGATGACCTCGATGGTCGACTGCTGGCCACTGCGGGAAGTGGTGGAAGGCGCGACGACCATGTCGATGTTCTTCTTCTGGTCGAGCCCTCGCATCAACACCGTGAGGTTCGTGTGATTGATGGTACCGTTGACCCACAGCACGCCCGGAGCGCGGGCCTTGCCACGGGCAAAGCCTTCTTGCTGCTCCAGGATCAGGGCATCGATGCTGTCGCCGAGGACCGCTTCGTCACCGCTGCGGTTGCCGGAGGTAATGCCATAGCGATTGATCACACCGGGCGCGAGGGCGACGTCCGCAAGGTTCGCTGGATTATTGGCCCCGCCGGAGACGTAACCGGCAGCGACACCGGGAACCAACCCGCTGCCACCAAGCGAGAACTCGCCCAGCAGCCAGTCGAAACCCAGCTCCTTGAGAACGCGCTCCTGCGTCTTGAGCATGCGGACCTCCACGATCACCATCGCGGGCTCCGCGCCGGCCATCGCATCGGCGATTTGCTCGACCAAATCGAGGTTGGTGGAAGTATTGCGAACGGTAAGCGTGCTGTCGCCGGCGTTGAAGCTGGCCGAGGCACCGTCCGGGAAAGGAACCCCCTGCTGCTTGAGAATCTCCTCCGCGCTCAGGCGGCGGACCAGCAACCCTTCACCGGCATTGTTCTCGGCAAAAGGATCGTCGGCCTTCGCGTTGCCGGCTCCGACCGAAGCCGCGCCGGTGCTCAGGAAGTCAGGCTGCACCCGGAAGCTGCGGGTCATCATTTCCGTGGTATCCGCACCCGCCGGCCGGATCAACACCGCCCATTCCTGTGCCACCGACACCGTGCCGGTGATCTCGCCGATGTGCTTGATCACTTGCGAGAGCGGCACGCCCTTCAGTTGCAGCGTGATCTTGGCGGCCTTGATGCGGTTGCCCGCCTCGCCGGAGCCGAGTTCCAGCACGAAGTTGATCCCGCGCTTGGCCGGATCGAGCTCCAGCGTGTCGAGCTCGACAGACTGGGCCCGGAGGAAATCGTAAGCTTCCTGGATGGTCACCTCCGAGAAATCGACGACCGGAAGGATGATCCGCTCCAACTTGCTCGAGACCAGGATCGGGGCGTCCGAACTCACGCCGCCAGCCACCAGATCCTCGGGGATCGCTTCGCCGGGCCGGACACGGAGTTGCCAGCCTTCGTCCACTTGGGAAAGCATGTCTGCCCGGGCCTCGTCATAGGCAGCACGGGCGTAATCCGCGCGCTGCTGGCTGACCTGCTCCATCCCGCGGCGGGCCGCCTTGTTGTAGGGATCGGTGCGCAGGACGTCCTCGTAAATCCGGGCTGCCTTGTCGTAGTCGCCCAGATTGTAAAATCCTTCGGCCTTGTAGAGCAGCAGGCGGACCTCCTCGACATCCTCGGTGACTTCCTTGGTCACCGCCGGATTGGTGCGGATGGGATCGTTGAGTTGATCGCGCATCTCCAGCGCCGCGCCGCTATCGGGCGCCACGGACTCGGTGAGCACCTTGTCCACGGTCCCCTTCGCGCCGCTGACGTCGCCGAGGCGGCGCTGCTTGCGGGCCAGTTCCACGGACGCCTGGACCAAGCGCTCGGTCGTGGCTTTCCGCAGTGCCGCGGTCGCGGGAGCATCGGGCAAGAGGTCGCGAGCGCCGGTGTAGGCGGACACGGCGTCGGCCCACTTGCCGGCCTCATAGGATTCGTCCCCCTTCTGGATCAGCTCCTGTGCTTCGGTGGCGTTGTTCGCACGACGCTGCAGTTCCGCCTGGGCCATCGCCGACGGCGACTGGGCGAATACCGGCTGCGCCAGAAGAAGACAGGTCGCCGGTGCGAGCGCCAAGAGGCGCGCACGAGAGACGAGCGTGGTGGTCAAACGATCGGAGATCGGCATCGGGGTTTCCGCGCTGTATAGAGGGCCGTTTCCGGCAGCGTAAGCGGAAAATCGGGAAATTTCAGCGATCCTCGTGGTCTAACCCACGGAGTAAATACATTGCCTCCGCAGCGTCCCGCCCGATCTGCTCTTTCAGCGCCTCCAGCGACTCGAATTTCCGCTCGCCGCGCAGGTGTTTCACGAACTCGACCTCTAAGATCCGTTCATAAAGATCTCCCTCGTAGTCGAAAAGGTGCACCTCCAAGGTGCGAGCTTCCCCATCGACGGTCGGCCGCAATCCGAGATTCGCCACGCCATCGAAGCACTGCCCCCCCTCCCGAGCCCGCACCGCCCACACCCCATCCGGCGGGAATTGCTCCTCGCCGCGCTCCACGTTGGCGGTTGGAAAACCGATCGTTCGGCCGAGTTTCCGGCCTTCCACGACTTTTCCCTCCACGGTGTAGGGTCGGCCAAGCATGCGCTCGGCGGCCTCCAGATTGCCGTCCTGAATCGCCTGCCGGATGCGGGTGCTGCTGATCCGGTCGCCGTCCATCATCACCGGCGGCAGCGCTTCCAGCCGGAAGCCCAGCTCGCCGGACAGCCGCGAAAGCAAGGCGACATCGCCTTGGCGGCCCTTTCCGAAGCGCCAGTCATCTCCCACCGCGATGGTTTTCACGCCGGACGCCACGATCTCGCGGATGAAGTCCTCCGCCTCCTCCCCCGCCCGCTCGCGGTCGAATGGCAGGGCCAGCAGGAAATCCACGCCCATCGTCGCTAGAATCTCCGCCTTGTGGTCGAGCGAAGCCAACAGCCGCCGCGGCGCCTTCTCCGGGAAAAGCACGCGGATCGGATACGGATCGAAAGTCAGCACGCCGCAGGAACCGCCATCTCGGGCGCAGGCCGCCAGCGCCTGACCCATCACCGCCTGATGCCCGAGGTGCACGCCATCGAAGACCCCCAGCGCCAAATGCACCGGTCCGGTAAGCTCTTTCATTTCCGCGATGGCTGAGAAGCGACGCACAGGGCGACCTTGCACGCCCCGCATCCCGGCTTCCAGTCTTCTATCTGGCGTCTTCAAGTCTTGCGTCTCTCGCTTCCCCCGCCAAACCTCCCCGCCACCAACCCATGGCTGAAGTCTTCCCATCCGCGCCGCAGGCCCCCGGGCTCCCCGAATTGCTCGCCACCGTCCTCAAGTGGCGCGACACCCCCACCCCGCTCTCCGAGGAGGAGTTCAATCAGGCCATCCAGGAACTCGGCACGGTCGTCCAGGCGCTGGACAAGAGCACCGAAGCCCTTGCCCGCTCGACCCGCGCGATGGGCCTCATCGTGCTCGGCAATCTTCACCGCGATCACGGCCTGCTCGACCACGCCCAGCCGTTCTATCATCTCGCCCTGGAAAATCCCGGCGACCTCGATGACGGCACGCCGCGCGGCAAGAACGAGCTCGCCAACGCCCACACCAACCGCGGCATCAGCACCCTCTCCGCCGGCGTGAAGGAGGAACTGCCCGAGGCGCTTGCCGACTTCGACC
This genomic interval from Luteolibacter arcticus contains the following:
- a CDS encoding bifunctional riboflavin kinase/FAD synthetase, with translation MGRLQPWVGGGEVWRGKRETQDLKTPDRRLEAGMRGVQGRPVRRFSAIAEMKELTGPVHLALGVFDGVHLGHQAVMGQALAACARDGGSCGVLTFDPYPIRVLFPEKAPRRLLASLDHKAEILATMGVDFLLALPFDRERAGEEAEDFIREIVASGVKTIAVGDDWRFGKGRQGDVALLSRLSGELGFRLEALPPVMMDGDRISSTRIRQAIQDGNLEAAERMLGRPYTVEGKVVEGRKLGRTIGFPTANVERGEEQFPPDGVWAVRAREGGQCFDGVANLGLRPTVDGEARTLEVHLFDYEGDLYERILEVEFVKHLRGERKFESLEALKEQIGRDAAEAMYLLRGLDHEDR
- a CDS encoding 3-keto-disaccharide hydrolase yields the protein MKLRTIIASALLALPLCQAAEPGFTDLFNGKDLTGWKRVNGNGEYKIEDNQIVGFGENVKSNTFLRTEKTYKDFDFRFEMKFDDLTGNSGMMFRGLQKPGDDGRVHGYQCEHDNGKARAWTAGLYDEARRGWLEPKKGDKDTEEDKKAQADFTKQGQKITKWDDWNEVRIVCKGKHIQIWLNGEERVDYTDEGKDFTPEGFFALQVHSGKSCKVRWRNIRIKEL
- a CDS encoding HNH endonuclease, with product MAGHLDHPVLVLNRFWQPVHTCSVRRALKLLFLGHAQVVQTEGEDRFRTHDLGSWIDHSSDDILDEVIHTVRLALRVPKIIVLALYEKLPRLEVRFTRRNVFLRDKHTCQYCAKIFNESDLNLDHVMPRDKGGRTTWENIVTSCIRCNTRKANKLPHEANMHPLRKPAAPRWRPMFGLKENAGTHESWTHFIDPDPSSVRMSA
- a CDS encoding Amuc_1098 family type IV pilus outer membrane protein, with the protein product MPISDRLTTTLVSRARLLALAPATCLLLAQPVFAQSPSAMAQAELQRRANNATEAQELIQKGDESYEAGKWADAVSAYTGARDLLPDAPATAALRKATTERLVQASVELARKQRRLGDVSGAKGTVDKVLTESVAPDSGAALEMRDQLNDPIRTNPAVTKEVTEDVEEVRLLLYKAEGFYNLGDYDKAARIYEDVLRTDPYNKAARRGMEQVSQQRADYARAAYDEARADMLSQVDEGWQLRVRPGEAIPEDLVAGGVSSDAPILVSSKLERIILPVVDFSEVTIQEAYDFLRAQSVELDTLELDPAKRGINFVLELGSGEAGNRIKAAKITLQLKGVPLSQVIKHIGEITGTVSVAQEWAVLIRPAGADTTEMMTRSFRVQPDFLSTGAASVGAGNAKADDPFAENNAGEGLLVRRLSAEEILKQQGVPFPDGASASFNAGDSTLTVRNTSTNLDLVEQIADAMAGAEPAMVIVEVRMLKTQERVLKELGFDWLLGEFSLGGSGLVPGVAAGYVSGGANNPANLADVALAPGVINRYGITSGNRSGDEAVLGDSIDALILEQQEGFARGKARAPGVLWVNGTINHTNLTVLMRGLDQKKNIDMVVAPSTTSRSGQQSTIEVIREFIYPTEYEPPELPNSVGSGVAVDFETGDLFGGSASSFPVTPATPTSFEMRPVGVVLDVLPTVSEDRHYVDIAVKPSVTDFDGFINYGTPITSPGTDSLGNPTTVVVTPNEILMPVFSVMKSETNLTVADGATLVIGGMLQERVQKVEDKVPLFGDIPIAGRLFRSEVNAPVRTAVVFFVTVKVVDATGRTFSSR